The following proteins come from a genomic window of Actinopolyspora saharensis:
- a CDS encoding pectate lyase: protein MLMSRVSLRIRKHLYAAGVCALTVLGTVLVAPASHAEVDVPEAQGEQAVGSTITVEGTMDGELTRYYGEGDLGDGGQDEGQPPIFELADGATLENVIIGAPAADGIHCEGSCTLRNVWWEDVGEDAATFDADSASATMTVQGGGAQLAEDKVFQANGAGTMTISDFQVEDFGKLYRSCGNCSDQTDRHVVIENVTATAPGLSLAGINTNYGDTAEFSEITVIGDSEMEICGWYEGNEDSGEPEKVGSGPSDNCRYDSSDITFQ, encoded by the coding sequence ATGTTGATGTCTCGCGTTTCGTTACGCATCCGCAAACATCTGTACGCGGCGGGGGTGTGCGCGCTGACCGTGCTCGGCACGGTGCTGGTCGCCCCCGCTTCTCACGCCGAGGTGGACGTCCCCGAGGCGCAGGGCGAGCAGGCGGTCGGGTCCACCATCACCGTCGAGGGCACCATGGACGGGGAACTCACCCGGTACTACGGGGAGGGCGATCTCGGCGACGGGGGCCAGGACGAGGGCCAGCCGCCGATCTTCGAACTCGCCGACGGCGCCACGTTGGAGAACGTGATCATCGGCGCGCCTGCCGCCGATGGCATCCACTGCGAGGGCTCGTGCACACTGCGCAACGTGTGGTGGGAGGACGTCGGTGAGGACGCGGCCACATTCGACGCCGACAGCGCCTCGGCGACGATGACCGTGCAAGGAGGCGGGGCCCAGCTCGCCGAGGACAAGGTCTTCCAGGCCAACGGGGCCGGGACCATGACGATCAGCGATTTCCAGGTCGAGGACTTCGGCAAGCTGTACCGGTCCTGCGGAAACTGCAGTGACCAGACCGACCGCCACGTGGTCATCGAAAACGTCACAGCCACCGCACCCGGGCTCTCCCTGGCCGGGATCAACACCAACTACGGAGACACCGCCGAGTTCTCCGAGATCACGGTCATCGGTGACTCCGAGATGGAGATCTGCGGCTGGTACGAGGGCAACGAGGACAGCGGCGAGCCCGAGAAGGTCGGCAGCGGACCCAGTGACAACTGCCGCTACGACAGCTCGGACATCACCTTCCAGTGA
- a CDS encoding zinc-binding dehydrogenase: MRAVQAQEFGGPEVLKRVELDPPEPAVGAAVVAVHAVDVLGLDIAIRSGDAAESFGVAPPYVPGDGVAGTVVAVGDGVDRQLVGRRVVTTTGTQGAYAERVAVSAEDLVTVPDGLRLAAAAALVHDGRTALALIEAAAIRPGERVLVVPAGSGLGLMLVQLARLAGGTVVAAARGAEQLAAATAAGATRVVDAASSDWTVQLGESVDVVLDGVGEATGCAAFEVIASGGRYLSYSGKPGPEPDEARRRDVTLFGTEVVHLGSSGATRRLTERVLGEAAAGRVRPVIGSIFPLEDAAEAHAAFERGGLVGRTLITAAEVDAMAGHDELIGLVERFSQGFAAADAELLTGLWAGDEEVLVYVAGERARPLRTRGEIARYYRETLDPVGSVDTAEVTDLSVEAAGDRGRVFFRFRFAGREAASDERFEVDIRITAIARRRDDQWVLVHYHESSPGPV; the protein is encoded by the coding sequence ATGCGAGCGGTCCAGGCACAAGAGTTCGGTGGACCGGAGGTCCTGAAGCGGGTCGAGCTGGACCCACCGGAGCCGGCGGTCGGGGCGGCAGTGGTCGCGGTCCACGCTGTCGACGTGCTCGGCCTCGACATCGCGATCCGCAGCGGCGACGCCGCCGAGTCCTTCGGGGTCGCACCCCCGTACGTGCCCGGTGACGGTGTCGCGGGAACGGTGGTGGCGGTCGGGGACGGCGTCGACCGACAGTTGGTTGGGCGCCGCGTCGTTACCACAACGGGCACGCAAGGCGCTTACGCCGAACGAGTCGCCGTTTCCGCCGAGGATCTCGTCACGGTGCCCGACGGTCTCAGGCTCGCCGCGGCCGCCGCCCTGGTCCACGACGGGCGCACGGCGCTCGCCCTCATCGAGGCCGCCGCGATCCGGCCTGGAGAGCGGGTGCTGGTCGTGCCGGCTGGCAGCGGTCTGGGCTTGATGCTGGTGCAGCTCGCCCGCCTCGCCGGTGGCACCGTCGTCGCCGCAGCACGGGGTGCTGAGCAGCTTGCGGCGGCGACCGCGGCCGGGGCCACCCGGGTCGTCGACGCCGCGAGCAGCGACTGGACGGTCCAGCTCGGTGAATCCGTGGACGTGGTTCTCGACGGGGTCGGCGAGGCCACCGGCTGCGCCGCGTTCGAGGTCATCGCCAGCGGTGGTCGCTACCTCAGCTACAGCGGCAAGCCCGGACCGGAACCCGACGAGGCCCGCCGACGTGACGTGACCCTGTTCGGCACCGAGGTCGTTCACCTCGGAAGCAGCGGAGCGACTCGCAGGCTCACCGAACGAGTCCTCGGCGAGGCCGCCGCTGGCCGGGTCCGACCGGTCATCGGTTCGATCTTCCCTCTCGAGGATGCGGCCGAGGCCCATGCGGCTTTCGAGCGCGGTGGCCTCGTGGGGCGGACGCTCATAACGGCGGCCGAGGTCGACGCCATGGCGGGTCACGACGAGCTGATCGGACTGGTGGAGCGGTTCAGCCAGGGGTTCGCCGCTGCAGACGCCGAGCTCCTCACCGGGCTGTGGGCAGGCGATGAGGAGGTCCTCGTCTACGTCGCCGGGGAACGAGCCCGCCCGCTGCGGACCCGCGGCGAGATCGCGCGGTATTATCGGGAGACGCTTGACCCCGTGGGGAGCGTGGACACCGCGGAGGTCACCGATCTGTCGGTCGAGGCCGCAGGAGATCGCGGGCGCGTATTCTTCCGGTTCCGCTTCGCGGGACGAGAGGCAGCAAGCGACGAGCGTTTCGAAGTGGACATCCGGATCACGGCCATCGCGCGGCGACGCGACGACCAGTGGGTACTGGTTCACTACCACGAGTCCTCGCCCGGCCCCGTGTGA
- a CDS encoding GntR family transcriptional regulator codes for MLGVDEQNQAGELEPVQRKSTAAIVADQLRSAIMYGSLAPGSQLGEADLAAQLGVSRGPLREAMQRLVQEGLLQSEPHRGLFVATMEPEDVHDVYVARLAVERTACEQIVRHHRIDAVAELTAAHAKMVAAVAKDDSAGLTEADQEFHETLVAASRSPRLQRMAQTLLVEKRMCLGALVDTYPADTQALVDEHKGLVDAIEAGDEQLVLSRLEAHMNDALERLTSSLEE; via the coding sequence ATGTTGGGAGTCGACGAACAGAACCAGGCCGGGGAGTTGGAACCGGTTCAGCGGAAATCCACGGCGGCGATCGTGGCCGACCAGCTGCGTTCGGCGATCATGTACGGATCGCTGGCACCGGGCAGCCAACTCGGGGAGGCCGATCTCGCCGCCCAGCTCGGCGTCAGCCGTGGGCCGCTGCGGGAAGCGATGCAACGGCTCGTGCAGGAGGGGTTGCTGCAGAGCGAACCCCACCGGGGTCTGTTCGTGGCCACGATGGAACCCGAGGACGTGCACGACGTCTACGTGGCCCGGCTGGCGGTGGAACGCACCGCTTGCGAGCAGATAGTGCGGCACCACAGGATCGACGCGGTGGCCGAACTGACCGCCGCGCACGCCAAGATGGTCGCTGCCGTGGCCAAGGACGACAGCGCGGGACTCACCGAGGCCGACCAGGAATTCCACGAAACCCTGGTGGCGGCTTCCCGCAGTCCTCGACTGCAGCGGATGGCCCAGACACTGCTGGTGGAAAAACGCATGTGCCTGGGCGCTCTCGTCGACACCTATCCGGCTGACACGCAGGCACTGGTGGACGAGCACAAGGGCTTGGTGGACGCGATCGAAGCCGGCGACGAGCAGCTCGTGCTCAGCCGCTTGGAAGCGCACATGAACGACGCCCTGGAACGGTTGACGTCCTCGCTGGAGGAGTAG
- a CDS encoding NAD-dependent succinate-semialdehyde dehydrogenase, whose amino-acid sequence MSVNDQSSDPRESTVVGNVTKQLLVDGKWRPATGGGTFPVEDPSTTATLCSVADATSEDALEALAAADRAQPSWAAHPPRERGEILRRAFETITSRHEDLALLMTLEMGKPLAESRAEITYAAEFFRWFAEEAVRIDGDYTVAPNGKGRVLVLRQPVGPALMVTPWNFPMAMGTRKIGPAVAAGCTMVMKPAHQTPLTMLALGEILTEAGLPDGVLNIVTARSAGSVMRPMIEDDRARKLTFTGSTPVGRKLIEQSAGQVLNVSMELGGNAPFLVFDDADVDAAVDGAMLAKMRNVGEACTAANRFYVHDGVAEEFTRKLTERMEALRVGRGVGDGVEVGPLIDANQLDKVVELVDDAVAKGARVETGGSRGDGQGHYYLPTVLTGVPSSARMNREEIFGPVAPITTFTEEHEATAAANNTEFGLVSYVYTRDVQRALRISENLQAGMVGLNQGVVSNASAPFGGVKHSGIGREGGKVGIDEYLETKYVAVGGL is encoded by the coding sequence ATGAGCGTCAATGATCAGTCGAGCGACCCGCGGGAAAGCACCGTCGTGGGCAACGTGACCAAACAGCTCCTCGTCGACGGCAAGTGGCGCCCCGCCACCGGCGGCGGCACGTTCCCGGTCGAGGACCCGTCCACCACGGCGACCCTGTGTTCGGTGGCCGACGCCACCTCCGAGGACGCGCTGGAGGCGCTGGCCGCCGCCGACCGGGCCCAGCCCTCCTGGGCAGCCCATCCCCCGCGGGAGCGCGGCGAGATTCTGCGACGGGCCTTCGAAACGATCACCTCCCGACACGAGGACCTGGCGCTGTTGATGACCCTGGAAATGGGCAAACCGCTGGCCGAGTCCCGCGCCGAGATCACCTACGCGGCCGAGTTCTTCCGCTGGTTCGCCGAGGAGGCCGTGCGCATCGACGGGGACTACACGGTCGCCCCGAACGGCAAGGGCCGGGTGCTGGTGCTGCGTCAGCCGGTCGGGCCCGCGTTGATGGTCACCCCGTGGAACTTCCCGATGGCGATGGGCACCCGCAAGATCGGTCCCGCCGTGGCCGCGGGCTGCACCATGGTGATGAAACCGGCCCACCAGACGCCGCTGACGATGCTGGCCCTCGGCGAGATCCTCACCGAGGCCGGCCTGCCCGACGGGGTGCTCAACATCGTCACCGCCCGCAGCGCCGGTTCGGTGATGCGCCCGATGATCGAGGACGACCGGGCCCGGAAGTTGACCTTCACCGGGTCCACGCCCGTGGGGCGCAAGCTGATCGAGCAGTCGGCCGGGCAGGTGCTGAACGTGTCCATGGAGCTCGGCGGCAACGCGCCGTTCCTGGTGTTCGACGACGCCGACGTGGATGCCGCCGTCGACGGGGCCATGCTGGCCAAGATGCGCAACGTCGGCGAGGCCTGCACCGCGGCCAACAGGTTCTACGTGCACGACGGCGTCGCCGAGGAGTTCACCCGCAAGCTCACCGAACGGATGGAGGCGCTGCGCGTGGGCCGCGGGGTCGGTGACGGGGTCGAGGTGGGCCCGCTGATCGACGCGAACCAGCTCGACAAGGTCGTCGAACTCGTCGACGACGCGGTCGCCAAGGGCGCGCGGGTGGAAACCGGGGGCAGCCGGGGTGACGGGCAGGGCCACTACTACCTGCCGACGGTGCTGACCGGGGTGCCTTCCTCGGCTCGGATGAATCGGGAGGAGATCTTCGGTCCCGTGGCTCCGATCACCACCTTCACCGAGGAGCACGAGGCCACGGCCGCGGCCAACAACACCGAGTTCGGCCTGGTCAGCTACGTCTACACCAGGGACGTGCAGCGTGCGCTGCGGATCAGCGAAAACCTGCAGGCGGGGATGGTGGGGCTCAACCAGGGGGTGGTGTCCAACGCCTCCGCCCCATTCGGGGGGGTCAAGCACTCCGGCATCGGGCGGGAAGGCGGCAAGGTCGGCATCGACGAGTACTTGGAGACCAAGTACGTGGCCGTCGGCGGTCTGTGA
- a CDS encoding AAA family ATPase, whose translation MNGDFDRFVVVTGGPGSGKTTLLNRLGHQGLTSTVEAGRGVIQDQMTIGGSALPWADQALFAELMLSWEMRSYRWAQQRTEVVLFDRAVPDVLGYLRLAGLSVPAHASAAAELFRYHRQVFIAPPWPEIFSQDSERRQDLAEAERTYDAMVEIYTELGYEVIDLPRAEVATRVEFVTDRITSGRAEDTAASR comes from the coding sequence ATGAACGGCGACTTTGACCGGTTCGTCGTGGTGACCGGCGGTCCGGGATCTGGAAAGACCACGCTGTTGAACAGGCTCGGTCATCAGGGGTTGACCAGCACCGTCGAAGCGGGTCGCGGTGTGATTCAAGATCAGATGACGATTGGTGGTTCCGCGCTGCCGTGGGCGGATCAGGCTTTGTTCGCTGAGCTGATGCTGTCGTGGGAGATGCGCTCCTACCGGTGGGCGCAGCAGCGCACCGAGGTGGTGCTCTTCGACCGGGCCGTGCCCGATGTGCTGGGCTACCTGCGGCTGGCCGGGCTTTCCGTTCCGGCGCATGCATCCGCCGCGGCCGAGCTCTTCCGTTACCACCGGCAGGTGTTCATCGCCCCGCCCTGGCCGGAGATCTTCAGTCAGGACAGCGAACGCCGCCAGGACCTGGCTGAAGCCGAGCGGACCTATGACGCGATGGTCGAGATCTACACCGAGCTCGGATACGAAGTCATCGATTTGCCTCGGGCTGAGGTAGCCACCCGAGTCGAGTTCGTGACCGACCGGATCACCAGTGGCCGAGCTGAAGACACAGCTGCTTCCCGATAG
- a CDS encoding ATP-binding protein, with product MTKRFRRRARLSLTRYLFLANTVLLIVTLIAAGALWTFHEYRDVRAEYTQRAMTMAQSVAALPEVRGYLADPQHRGEIASLAETLRRASDFRYVVIVDAQGIRHSHPDPRAIGGRPHTDPATVLAGNTWTGREWGPAGLTLRARVPVRDDAGEVVGYVSVGVLSSRVTLAASHTLPAIGTTLLLALALGAGGALWISRRIRAKTHGFEPAEITELLEGREALLYAISEGVLAVDADGAVLLANDSAREMLGLPQDCVGRTPEELELDEHLREVLRGDDARQDVFLALGGRLLVCNPRPVRIGEHDTGRLVTLRDHTEIVRLGGELDGVRTMANGLRAQTHEFANRIHTVTGMLDLGAAGEARQYLSELSATTSRASASVSERVHDTALAALVLAKSAQASEQGVEFELAALSDVPRELPWQLRDDVLLVVGNLVDNALEAVGGSGWVELFVLLHRPEEQLLEIRVTDSGPGPANVEEMFTAGVSTKEHGADSYRGFGLALVRQAVQRWNGSVEVDTTEETVFTTYLPVREDAR from the coding sequence ATGACGAAACGATTTCGTCGCCGCGCACGCCTTTCGCTGACCCGCTACCTGTTCCTCGCGAACACGGTGCTGCTGATCGTCACGCTCATCGCCGCGGGAGCACTGTGGACGTTTCACGAATACCGCGATGTGCGCGCCGAGTACACGCAGCGCGCGATGACCATGGCGCAATCGGTGGCGGCGCTGCCCGAAGTGCGCGGCTACCTCGCCGATCCGCAGCACCGCGGCGAGATCGCCTCCCTGGCCGAGACGCTCCGCCGCGCCTCCGACTTCCGCTACGTCGTCATCGTCGATGCCCAGGGCATCCGGCACTCGCACCCCGACCCGCGCGCCATCGGCGGTCGCCCGCACACCGACCCGGCGACGGTGCTGGCCGGCAACACGTGGACGGGCAGGGAGTGGGGTCCGGCCGGGCTCACGCTGCGCGCCCGGGTGCCGGTGCGCGACGACGCGGGCGAGGTGGTCGGCTACGTCTCCGTCGGCGTGCTGTCCTCACGCGTCACGCTGGCCGCCTCGCACACGCTTCCCGCCATCGGCACGACCCTGCTGCTGGCTCTCGCCCTCGGTGCGGGTGGTGCGCTGTGGATCTCCCGCAGGATCCGCGCGAAAACGCACGGGTTCGAACCGGCCGAGATCACCGAGCTGCTGGAGGGCCGCGAAGCGCTGCTCTACGCGATCTCCGAAGGTGTGCTGGCCGTCGACGCTGACGGCGCCGTGCTGCTGGCCAACGACTCGGCCCGCGAGATGCTCGGACTGCCGCAGGACTGCGTCGGCCGCACCCCGGAGGAGCTGGAACTGGACGAGCACCTGCGCGAGGTGCTGCGTGGCGACGACGCTCGCCAGGACGTGTTCCTCGCCCTCGGCGGGCGGTTGCTCGTGTGCAACCCTCGGCCGGTGCGCATCGGTGAGCACGACACCGGCAGGCTGGTGACGCTGCGCGATCACACCGAGATCGTGCGGCTCGGCGGTGAGCTGGACGGTGTGCGCACCATGGCCAACGGTCTACGCGCACAGACCCACGAGTTCGCCAACCGCATCCACACCGTCACCGGCATGCTCGACCTCGGAGCGGCCGGTGAAGCCCGCCAGTACCTGTCCGAGCTCTCCGCCACGACGAGCCGGGCGAGTGCCTCCGTGTCCGAACGTGTCCACGACACCGCGCTGGCCGCGCTCGTGCTGGCGAAGTCGGCGCAGGCCTCCGAGCAGGGGGTGGAGTTCGAGCTGGCCGCGCTCAGCGACGTGCCGCGGGAACTGCCGTGGCAGCTGCGTGACGACGTGCTGCTGGTCGTGGGCAACCTGGTGGACAACGCCCTCGAGGCCGTGGGCGGATCCGGGTGGGTGGAACTGTTCGTGCTGCTGCACCGGCCGGAGGAGCAGTTGTTGGAGATCCGCGTCACCGACTCGGGCCCGGGGCCTGCCAACGTCGAGGAGATGTTCACGGCCGGGGTGAGCACCAAGGAGCACGGCGCGGACAGCTATCGCGGATTCGGGCTCGCGCTGGTGCGGCAAGCCGTCCAACGGTGGAACGGGTCGGTGGAGGTGGACACCACCGAGGAGACCGTGTTCACTACCTACCTGCCGGTACGAGAGGATGCGCGGTAG
- a CDS encoding CitMHS family transporter, with translation MLSIIGFAIIASIATLLILGRIAPVVGMTVIPTIGAFLAGFSPSDIGGFFDSGLESVLDVAVMLVFAILFFGIMNDVRLFNPLINVMVRVSRGNVVGVAVVTVLIGVVCHLDGSGATSYLIAIPALLPLYKRLGMSPYLLMLLLSTSMAILNMLPWGGPVGRAAASTGHDPVELWHGLIPLQAVGVVLLMGMGALLGLREQRRIARRTPAQVPAMAGSGSADDPTGSGAPTSGSADVAGGTAEPEEGAGEPEKLHGPYLPWYNGPLVLAVLGLLVADVLPSGMVFMLGLSAALVVNYPKVSDQMERIRAHGGGALGTGAIILAAGCFLGILTESGMLRSLASDMIAVLPDAVVPYLHLIVGVLGMPFELVLSTDAHYFALLPLVHDVSTQLGIGSVTVVYTVLIGNVIGTYISPFNASLWLGIGLAGVDMGKHIRYSFLPMWAFSLVMLLAAVLLGVITL, from the coding sequence ATGCTCAGCATCATCGGCTTCGCGATCATCGCGTCGATAGCGACGCTGTTGATCCTCGGCCGAATAGCCCCGGTCGTCGGGATGACCGTGATTCCCACGATCGGCGCCTTCCTGGCGGGTTTCAGTCCGAGCGACATCGGCGGGTTCTTCGACTCCGGGTTGGAGTCGGTGCTCGACGTCGCCGTGATGCTCGTGTTCGCCATCCTGTTCTTCGGCATCATGAACGACGTCCGCCTGTTCAACCCGCTGATCAACGTGATGGTGCGGGTCAGCCGGGGCAACGTCGTCGGCGTCGCCGTGGTCACCGTGCTCATCGGTGTCGTCTGCCACTTGGACGGGTCCGGGGCGACGTCGTACCTGATCGCGATCCCCGCCCTGCTCCCGCTCTACAAGCGGCTCGGCATGAGCCCGTACCTGCTGATGTTGCTGCTGAGCACCAGCATGGCGATCCTGAACATGCTGCCCTGGGGCGGCCCCGTCGGGCGCGCCGCGGCCTCGACCGGGCACGACCCGGTCGAGCTCTGGCACGGTTTGATCCCGCTGCAGGCCGTCGGCGTTGTGCTGCTCATGGGCATGGGCGCGCTGCTCGGGCTGCGGGAGCAGCGGCGCATCGCCCGCCGCACCCCGGCGCAGGTGCCCGCGATGGCCGGATCCGGCTCCGCGGACGATCCCACCGGCAGCGGCGCGCCGACGTCCGGCTCCGCGGACGTCGCCGGCGGCACGGCCGAGCCCGAGGAGGGCGCCGGCGAGCCGGAGAAGCTGCACGGACCCTACCTGCCCTGGTACAACGGCCCGCTCGTGCTGGCGGTGCTCGGACTGCTCGTCGCCGACGTGCTGCCTTCCGGGATGGTGTTCATGCTCGGCCTCAGCGCTGCGCTGGTGGTCAACTACCCGAAGGTCTCCGACCAGATGGAGCGGATCCGCGCGCACGGTGGTGGGGCGCTCGGCACCGGCGCGATCATCCTGGCGGCCGGGTGCTTCTTGGGCATTCTTACCGAGTCGGGCATGCTGCGGTCGCTGGCCAGCGACATGATCGCGGTGCTGCCCGATGCGGTCGTGCCCTACCTGCACCTGATCGTCGGTGTGCTCGGCATGCCGTTCGAGCTCGTGCTCAGCACGGACGCGCACTACTTCGCGCTGCTGCCGCTGGTGCACGACGTGTCCACCCAGCTCGGCATCGGATCGGTCACCGTGGTCTACACCGTGCTCATCGGCAACGTGATCGGCACCTACATCAGCCCCTTCAACGCCTCGCTGTGGCTGGGCATCGGGCTGGCCGGTGTGGACATGGGCAAGCACATCCGGTACTCGTTCCTGCCGATGTGGGCCTTCAGCCTGGTGATGCTGCTGGCGGCGGTGCTGCTCGGCGTGATCACGCTGTAG
- a CDS encoding LCP family protein — MSDWSANQPNRRGATGRERRGNGYDYYHRDARSSDRTSAQRPQQPGGGPGAAGQGAPRKKKRWGRRIGITLLVIVLLLVGLVIYVDSSLQRTGALDDYQGRVDDTAGTNWLLVGSDSRQGLDESQREELSAGDAGGRRTDTMMMLHVPAGGGDPSLISLPRDSSVPIPGHGRNKLNAAFAIGGPKLLVRTVENVTGVHMDHYAEIGLGGFASLVESVGGVEMCLDQPLNDPKAGIDLEQGCQQLNGQQALGFVRSRAYPEGDLQRIENQRKLLGALIDKATSPATLLNPLRIFPLITATGDTFLLDNGDHLWHLVGLARAMGDISAGNGVTGTVPIAGFSTLNGQSVVKWDSSRASRLFEAIANDQPIPANTLGG, encoded by the coding sequence ATGAGCGATTGGTCGGCGAATCAGCCGAACCGGCGCGGCGCCACGGGCCGTGAGCGGCGGGGCAACGGGTACGACTACTACCACCGCGACGCGCGGTCGTCCGACCGGACCTCGGCCCAGCGGCCACAGCAGCCCGGCGGCGGACCCGGCGCGGCCGGGCAGGGCGCTCCGCGGAAGAAGAAGCGCTGGGGGCGCCGCATCGGGATCACGCTGCTGGTGATCGTGCTGCTCCTGGTGGGCCTGGTGATCTACGTGGACAGCTCGCTGCAGCGCACCGGCGCTTTGGACGACTACCAGGGACGGGTCGACGACACCGCGGGCACCAACTGGCTGCTGGTCGGCTCCGACAGCAGGCAGGGGCTGGACGAGTCCCAACGAGAGGAACTGTCGGCCGGGGACGCCGGCGGCAGGCGCACCGACACCATGATGATGCTGCACGTGCCCGCGGGCGGCGGTGACCCGTCGCTGATCAGCCTGCCCCGGGACTCGTCGGTGCCGATCCCGGGCCACGGGCGCAACAAGCTCAACGCGGCCTTCGCGATCGGAGGACCGAAGCTGCTGGTGCGCACAGTGGAAAACGTCACCGGGGTGCACATGGACCACTACGCCGAGATCGGCCTGGGCGGGTTCGCCAGCCTGGTCGAATCGGTCGGCGGGGTGGAGATGTGCCTGGACCAGCCGTTGAACGACCCCAAGGCCGGTATCGACCTCGAGCAGGGGTGCCAACAGCTCAACGGGCAGCAGGCCCTCGGTTTCGTACGCAGCCGCGCCTACCCCGAAGGGGATCTGCAGCGGATCGAGAACCAGCGCAAACTGCTCGGTGCCCTCATCGACAAGGCCACCAGCCCGGCGACCCTGCTGAACCCGCTGCGGATCTTCCCGCTGATCACGGCCACCGGCGACACCTTCCTGCTGGACAACGGCGACCACCTGTGGCACCTGGTGGGCCTGGCCCGGGCGATGGGCGACATCTCCGCGGGAAACGGGGTCACCGGCACCGTGCCCATCGCCGGGTTCAGCACGTTGAACGGCCAGTCCGTGGTCAAGTGGGACTCCTCGCGGGCCTCCCGCCTGTTCGAGGCGATCGCCAACGACCAGCCGATCCCCGCCAACACCCTCGGCGGCTAG
- a CDS encoding lysozyme has translation MTGTARLAGVFALAVAGVGSPAAAVPHPDGVAPAPRDPGPSVHGMDVSGHQGKVNWRGAWQSGARFAYVKATEGTGFRSSTYRAQSSGARAVGMLRGAYHFGRPDVSGAAEQARFFVEHGGDWVPDGRTLPGVLDIEYNPYGPDKCYGLGPARMSQWIAEFSDTYRELTGRFPAIYTTRNWWNTCTGGNTGFAGNNPLWVARYGPEVGQLPAGWDQHTMWQHDNGGTFPGDQNLFNGEMAALKRFAAGTARQRAAADRS, from the coding sequence GTGACCGGCACCGCTCGTTTGGCGGGCGTGTTCGCGCTGGCCGTGGCCGGGGTGGGCAGCCCTGCCGCCGCCGTGCCCCATCCCGACGGTGTCGCCCCCGCTCCCCGGGATCCCGGTCCGTCCGTGCACGGCATGGACGTCAGTGGTCACCAGGGTAAGGTGAACTGGCGCGGCGCGTGGCAGTCCGGGGCCCGGTTCGCCTACGTCAAGGCCACCGAGGGAACCGGGTTCCGCAGTTCCACCTACCGGGCGCAGTCCTCCGGGGCACGCGCGGTGGGGATGCTGCGGGGCGCCTACCACTTCGGGCGTCCCGATGTGTCCGGAGCCGCCGAGCAGGCTCGTTTCTTCGTCGAGCACGGGGGTGACTGGGTGCCCGACGGGCGCACCCTGCCGGGGGTGCTCGACATCGAGTACAACCCCTACGGTCCCGACAAGTGCTACGGATTGGGTCCGGCGAGGATGAGCCAGTGGATCGCCGAGTTCAGCGACACCTACCGGGAGTTGACCGGCCGCTTCCCCGCCATCTACACCACCAGGAACTGGTGGAACACCTGCACCGGGGGAAACACCGGTTTCGCGGGCAACAACCCGCTGTGGGTGGCCCGCTACGGCCCCGAGGTGGGGCAGTTGCCCGCGGGTTGGGACCAGCACACGATGTGGCAGCACGACAACGGGGGCACTTTCCCCGGTGACCAGAACCTGTTCAACGGTGAGATGGCGGCGTTGAAGCGGTTCGCGGCCGGCACGGCGCGGCAGCGGGCGGCCGCGGACCGGTCGTGA